TCAGGCATGTGCGGAGCAAATCGTAAGTTACTTACGAAATCAAGGATTTATACAGTAGTGGTTAAAAATAATAAAAAACATTTTGATGTCTTTAATGGTGATGCTGATGGCATTATTTCATTAATTCAACTGCGTCTTGCTGAGCCTAAAGATTCAGTCTTGATCACGGGGGTAAAACGAGACATTCAATTAATTGAAAAAATAGATCTATCGAGAGCTCAGTCAATGACAGTGCTTGATATATCCATGGAAAAAAACGTTACGGCGCTCGAACAAGCATTGGCTCAAGGCATTGCTACGTTTTATGTTGATCATCATCGAAGTGGTGAAATTCCTACTCATCAAAACCTAACACCGATCATTAATACTGATGCCAATACATGTACCGCATTATTGGTCAATGAGTATTTAAAGGGACAATATGCCAACTGGGCGGTTGCTGCTGCATTTGGTGACAATATGACGGCCTCGGCTATCGCATTATCTAATCAGATAGGCCTGTCAGAGATACAACAGCAGCAATTGAGCGCTTTAGGAACGTACATTAATTATAACGGTTATGGTCAGGCGGTCGAGGACTTACATTTTCACCCTGCGGAGCTGTTTAAGGCATTGTTAGCATATTCTGATCCATTTGATCTGATCTTGGATGAGGATTCAATTTTTTCAACCTTAGAACGGGCCTATCATGAAGACATGAAACAAGCCCAACATTCTGAGATTCTAGTTGATAATGAAGCGATTAAAGTTGTGCTCCTAGATGACGCACCTTGGTCACGACGTGTTAGTGGTGTATTTGGCAATGAACTTG
This window of the Thalassotalea atypica genome carries:
- a CDS encoding DHH family phosphoesterase; the protein is MVKNNKKHFDVFNGDADGIISLIQLRLAEPKDSVLITGVKRDIQLIEKIDLSRAQSMTVLDISMEKNVTALEQALAQGIATFYVDHHRSGEIPTHQNLTPIINTDANTCTALLVNEYLKGQYANWAVAAAFGDNMTASAIALSNQIGLSEIQQQQLSALGTYINYNGYGQAVEDLHFHPAELFKALLAYSDPFDLILDEDSIFSTLERAYHEDMKQAQHSEILVDNEAIKVVLLDDAPWSRRVSGVFGNELANESPDKAHGVLTYNRDGESYTVSVRAPLKNKQGADEVCIQFATGGGRSGAAGINKLPLDQREQFISTLFNYYN